A single window of Streptomyces sp. NBC_00464 DNA harbors:
- a CDS encoding GntP family permease: protein MTGLSVEMLAADAVEPITSAGNAQLGIAVLAGIAVIVLLITKFKMHAFLALTIGSLALGSFAGAAPAKTIASFTAGLGSTVAGVGVLIALGAILGKLLADSGGADQIVDTILARTSKRAMPWAMVLIASIIGLPLFFEVGIVLMIPVVLLVAKRGNYSLMRIGIPALAGLSVMHGLIPPHPGPLVAIDALDANLGVTLALGVLIAIPTVIIAGPVFSRYAARWVDIKAPETMIPQRPSEDLDRRPSFGATLATILLPVVLMLLKALVDIVVDDPEQGLQQVTDVVGSPLIALLAAVIVGMFTLGRAAGFTKGRLSSTVEKSLAPIAGVLLIVGAGGGFKQTLIDAGVGQMILEFSENWSIPALLLGWLIAVGIRLATGSATVATISAAGLVAPLAADMSTSHAALLVLAVGAGSLFFSHVNDAGFWLVKEYFGMDVGQTVKTWSVMETIISVVSLAFILLLSLIL, encoded by the coding sequence GTGACCGGTCTCAGCGTCGAGATGCTGGCAGCGGACGCCGTCGAACCGATCACTTCGGCCGGCAACGCGCAGTTGGGCATCGCCGTACTGGCGGGCATCGCCGTCATCGTTCTTCTCATCACCAAGTTCAAGATGCACGCGTTCCTCGCGCTGACCATCGGCTCCCTGGCGCTCGGTTCGTTCGCCGGCGCGGCGCCGGCGAAGACGATAGCCAGCTTCACGGCGGGTCTCGGCTCGACCGTCGCGGGTGTCGGCGTCCTCATCGCGCTCGGCGCCATCCTGGGCAAGCTGCTCGCCGACTCCGGCGGCGCGGACCAGATCGTCGACACGATCCTCGCGAGGACGAGCAAGCGGGCCATGCCGTGGGCGATGGTCCTGATCGCCTCGATCATCGGTCTGCCGCTGTTCTTCGAGGTCGGGATCGTGCTGATGATCCCGGTGGTGCTGCTCGTCGCCAAGCGCGGCAACTACTCCCTGATGCGGATCGGCATCCCGGCCCTGGCCGGGCTCTCGGTGATGCACGGGCTCATCCCCCCGCACCCCGGACCGCTGGTGGCGATCGACGCCCTCGACGCCAATCTCGGCGTCACGCTGGCCCTCGGTGTGCTGATCGCGATCCCGACGGTGATCATCGCCGGTCCTGTCTTCTCCCGCTACGCCGCCCGCTGGGTGGACATCAAGGCGCCGGAGACGATGATCCCGCAGCGCCCGTCCGAGGATCTGGACCGCCGGCCCAGCTTCGGCGCCACCCTGGCGACGATTCTGCTGCCCGTCGTCCTGATGCTGCTCAAGGCCCTCGTCGACATCGTGGTGGATGACCCGGAGCAGGGTCTCCAGCAGGTCACCGATGTGGTCGGCTCACCGCTGATCGCTCTGCTCGCCGCGGTCATCGTGGGCATGTTCACGCTGGGCCGGGCGGCCGGATTCACCAAGGGCCGGCTCTCCTCCACCGTGGAGAAGTCCCTCGCCCCGATCGCCGGTGTGCTGCTCATCGTGGGCGCGGGCGGCGGCTTCAAGCAGACGCTGATCGACGCCGGTGTGGGCCAGATGATCCTGGAGTTCTCCGAGAACTGGTCGATCCCGGCGCTGCTGCTCGGCTGGCTGATCGCCGTGGGCATCCGGCTCGCGACCGGCTCGGCGACCGTGGCCACCATCTCGGCCGCCGGTCTGGTGGCTCCGCTGGCCGCCGACATGTCGACCTCGCACGCCGCTCTGCTGGTCCTCGCCGTCGGCGCGGGCTCGCTCTTCTTCAGCCATGTCAACGACGCCGGGTTCTGGCTGGTGAAGGAGTACTTCGGGATGGACGTCGGCCAGACGGTGAAGACCTGGTCGGTGATGGAGACCATCATCTCCGTGGTCTCGCTGGCCTTCATCCTGCTGCTGTCACTGATCCTCTAG